The Brassica oleracea var. oleracea cultivar TO1000 unplaced genomic scaffold, BOL UnpScaffold07895, whole genome shotgun sequence nucleotide sequence GCCTTGAAGAGTGAATGGACCAGGTTTCCTGAGAATTGGAAAGGCTCTGATCCTTGTGGAACCAATTGGGTTGGAATTACATGTAACAATAACAACCACGTTATTTCAATGTAACAGTTATGCCTTTTCTTTTTGCTGTTTGTTTCTAATAATTCTACGCAGATGCTAACGTTGCGTTGTTGCTTGTTGAAGATCATTAGGCAACCTTAACTTGGAAGGAAAGCTTTCTGCCGATATTTCTTCGTTGGCTGAACTGCAGATCTTGTAAGTCTTCCTTCTTTATTTTGGTGCATAAAATggatttttttctcaacttaTAATCCAATactttttctcaaaaagaaaaaaacttgtaaTCCAATATTTTTACAGGGATTTGACATCTAATTCTAAATTGTCTGGATCGCTTCCATCAAATATT carries:
- the LOC106322138 gene encoding probable leucine-rich repeat receptor-like protein kinase At5g49770, with the translated sequence MVLKMSSRIQVCMLLILTFCQICSVSALTNGLDASALQALKSEWTRFPENWKGSDPCGTNWVGITCNNNNHVISISLGNLNLEGKLSADISSLAELQILDLTSNSKLSGSLPSNIGNLRKLTT